The Gemmata palustris genome includes a region encoding these proteins:
- a CDS encoding ribonuclease D, translated as MPRRPAKRPALPEQLVTHPAQLTACLAHLAGAPLVGFDTEFVGEDAYRPELCLVQVATAEQLFVIDPYECGPLDEFWQILLDPDRTVIVHAGREDVRMCYFQAGSAPPNVFDVQIAAGLVGMTYPIGYAGLVHDLLHQRMQKGETLTDWRKRPLTPAQVRYAYDDVRYLLPAHRKLTERLKRYKRLEWAQEEFATAVRKAVADDVTVERWRKIKGIGALDRRALAVAREVYGWRDKFAEKLNRPPRFLMRDDLLIEIARRAPTKAEELHAVRGLPRGQEEAIIDAIKRAKALPPDQCPEPEARDNDTSNIVLLGNLLNVVLADFAGRNRLAANLVSSGSDLKAIVRHRAAGEPLPDVALCRGWRAKAVLPELLAILSGDTAIRVANPNAAEPLELVELEPEDDELLDDEEVEEPTES; from the coding sequence ATGCCCCGCCGCCCGGCCAAACGGCCCGCCCTGCCGGAACAACTCGTCACGCACCCGGCCCAACTGACCGCGTGCCTCGCGCACCTCGCGGGCGCGCCGCTCGTCGGTTTCGACACCGAGTTCGTGGGGGAAGATGCGTACCGCCCGGAACTGTGCTTGGTCCAGGTCGCGACCGCCGAGCAGCTCTTCGTCATCGACCCCTACGAGTGCGGCCCGCTCGACGAGTTCTGGCAGATCCTGCTCGACCCCGACCGCACCGTGATCGTCCACGCGGGGCGCGAGGACGTGCGCATGTGCTACTTTCAAGCGGGTAGCGCGCCGCCGAACGTGTTCGACGTGCAAATCGCCGCGGGCCTCGTCGGGATGACGTACCCGATCGGGTACGCGGGGCTCGTTCACGACCTGCTGCACCAGCGGATGCAGAAGGGCGAGACGCTCACCGACTGGCGCAAGCGCCCGCTCACGCCGGCCCAGGTGCGGTACGCCTACGACGATGTGCGCTACCTGCTCCCCGCGCACCGCAAACTCACGGAGCGGTTGAAGCGGTACAAGAGACTTGAGTGGGCACAGGAAGAATTCGCCACCGCGGTGCGGAAAGCGGTCGCGGACGACGTGACCGTCGAAAGGTGGCGGAAAATCAAGGGTATCGGCGCATTAGACCGGCGCGCACTTGCCGTCGCGCGCGAAGTTTACGGCTGGCGCGATAAGTTCGCGGAGAAACTCAATCGCCCCCCGCGGTTCCTGATGCGCGACGATTTGCTCATTGAAATCGCGCGCCGCGCGCCCACAAAAGCCGAAGAGCTGCACGCGGTCCGCGGGCTCCCGCGCGGGCAGGAGGAGGCCATTATCGACGCGATCAAGCGCGCGAAGGCGTTGCCGCCCGACCAGTGCCCCGAGCCGGAGGCCCGCGACAACGATACCTCGAACATCGTGCTGCTCGGCAACCTCCTGAACGTGGTCCTTGCCGACTTCGCGGGGCGGAACCGCCTGGCCGCGAACCTCGTGTCGTCGGGTTCGGACCTGAAGGCGATCGTGCGACATCGGGCCGCCGGCGAACCGCTGCCCGATGTCGCGCTGTGCCGCGGGTGGCGCGCGAAGGCGGTGCTCCCGGAACTGCTCGCGATCCTGTCCGGGGACACCGCGATTCGTGTCGCGAACCCGAATGCCGCGGAGCCACTGGAATTGGTCGAACTGGAACCGGAAGACGACGAACTACTGGACGACGAGGAGGTCGAGGAGCCGACAGAAAGCTGA
- a CDS encoding potassium-transporting ATPase subunit C: MKAHLRANLFLLVFTVVVCCVLYPAVMYAVGRGLFPTAASGSLITEPGPDGKDVVKGSRLIAQPFTSDEYFWSRPSAASYNATASGASNWGANNPKLRDRVSQFLGPIVQYKKNSRFYTGADLEKTVQKDIEVWFAAKPDRVADWAGEFDLAVGNWAKTDFAAKTDTSDEKYGLQGEFILAWVKGHPEVISDWKAANPTKTDDPKPEDLAAGFFASFAKTHPGKWPGVVDVEQPDKTKVKRIEPVSSDSAISANLFELWLRDPANATRVADLEPVAADMVMASGSGLDPDITLRNALSVYQLDRVAKARTAPGADGKKVRDDITALVKKRAFTPLGGLVGEPLVNVLEVNRELDANFPVPAPSK; the protein is encoded by the coding sequence ATGAAAGCTCATCTGCGTGCGAACTTGTTTTTGCTGGTATTCACGGTCGTGGTCTGTTGTGTTCTTTACCCCGCGGTGATGTACGCCGTCGGGCGCGGGCTGTTCCCGACCGCTGCGTCCGGGAGCCTGATTACCGAACCGGGACCGGACGGGAAGGACGTGGTGAAAGGTTCGCGGTTGATCGCGCAACCGTTCACAAGCGACGAGTATTTCTGGTCGCGGCCGTCCGCAGCCAGTTACAACGCGACCGCGTCCGGGGCGTCGAATTGGGGCGCGAACAACCCGAAACTCCGGGACCGCGTGTCGCAGTTCCTCGGGCCGATCGTCCAGTACAAGAAGAACAGCCGGTTCTACACCGGGGCCGATCTCGAAAAGACCGTTCAGAAGGATATCGAAGTGTGGTTCGCGGCCAAACCGGATCGGGTCGCGGATTGGGCGGGCGAGTTCGATCTGGCGGTCGGGAACTGGGCCAAGACAGATTTCGCGGCCAAAACCGACACGTCCGACGAGAAGTACGGGCTTCAGGGCGAGTTCATCCTCGCGTGGGTGAAGGGCCACCCGGAGGTGATTAGCGACTGGAAGGCCGCCAACCCGACCAAAACGGACGATCCCAAACCCGAAGATTTGGCCGCGGGCTTCTTCGCCAGTTTCGCGAAGACTCACCCCGGAAAGTGGCCGGGCGTCGTGGACGTCGAGCAGCCGGACAAGACCAAAGTCAAGCGCATCGAGCCGGTATCGTCTGATAGCGCGATCAGCGCGAACCTCTTCGAGTTGTGGTTGCGCGACCCGGCGAACGCGACTCGCGTTGCGGACCTGGAACCGGTAGCCGCGGACATGGTGATGGCCTCGGGTTCGGGGCTGGACCCGGACATCACGCTTCGCAACGCGCTATCGGTGTATCAACTTGATCGCGTGGCGAAGGCACGCACTGCGCCCGGTGCCGACGGCAAGAAGGTCCGCGACGACATCACCGCCCTCGTGAAAAAGCGTGCGTTCACCCCGCTCGGTGGGCTCGTCGGCGAACCGCTGGTCAACGTTTTGGAGGTGAATCGCGAACTGGACGCCAACTTCCCGGTGCCCGCGCCGAGCAAATAA
- the kdpB gene encoding potassium-transporting ATPase subunit KdpB, giving the protein MPPETDPKLARRASRRLSLFAPDLLRAALVRAVVMLRPDILWKNPVMFVVEVGTLLSFVYTAYKVVAPGSTMATLGYLIALDVWLFLTVLFANFAEALAEARGKAQADALRKTRQESPAQRLRVSDTSRVPAGTLAAWLREPRSFIDEVPSTRLKPGDLVIVEAGQVIPGDGEIVEGVASVDESAITGESAPVVRESGGDRSGVTGGTRVLSDAILVRVTAAPGESFLDRMIALVEGAARQRTPNEIALSLVLSAFTLIFLIVVVALWPMAAHAEDYMKGFVGATELKSLGTDVPTLVALLVCLIPTTIGALLAAIGIAGMDRALRANLIAKSGKAVEVAGDIDTLLLDKTGTITLGNRRATRFVPLGSLAATEVGLLAALSSAADETPEGKSIVELQRRTSTALAAVPPSGARFIAFTAQTRMSGVDLPDGRAIRKGASDAVIKYVKAQNGIIPPHTEEQVNSFASQGMTPLLIAEGNAIVGLVVLEDILKPGIKERFERLRKMGIRTVMVTGDNPLTAKSIAEQAGVDDYIAEATPEAKLAYIRKEQAGGRLVAMMGDGTNDAPALAQADLGVAMNSGTQAAKEAGNMVDLDSDPTKLIEVVEIGKQLLMTRGALTTFSIANDLAKYFAIVPALFAGTLPWLKAIDVMNLTSPTSAILSAVIFNAIIIPLLIPIALRGVTYRPVGADALLRRNLFVWGVGGVIIPFVGIKLIDTLLAVLGMA; this is encoded by the coding sequence ATGCCTCCCGAAACCGATCCGAAGCTGGCTCGCCGCGCGAGTCGGCGCCTGAGCCTGTTCGCGCCCGACCTGCTGCGCGCGGCTCTGGTGCGTGCCGTTGTCATGCTGCGACCGGACATCCTGTGGAAGAACCCAGTGATGTTCGTGGTCGAAGTCGGCACTCTGCTGTCGTTCGTGTACACGGCGTACAAGGTGGTCGCTCCCGGCTCCACGATGGCCACGCTCGGCTACTTGATCGCGCTGGACGTGTGGTTGTTCCTGACGGTTCTCTTCGCCAACTTCGCGGAAGCCCTCGCCGAAGCTCGCGGGAAGGCTCAGGCCGATGCACTCCGCAAGACGCGCCAGGAATCGCCGGCGCAGCGGTTGCGCGTCTCGGACACGTCCCGCGTGCCGGCCGGTACGCTCGCCGCGTGGTTGCGCGAGCCGCGCTCGTTCATTGACGAAGTGCCATCCACGCGCCTCAAGCCCGGCGACTTGGTGATCGTCGAGGCCGGTCAGGTCATTCCCGGTGACGGCGAGATTGTTGAGGGCGTCGCGTCGGTGGACGAATCCGCTATTACCGGCGAATCGGCACCCGTCGTGCGCGAGTCCGGCGGTGACCGCTCCGGCGTGACGGGTGGGACGCGCGTCCTGTCTGATGCGATCCTGGTGCGCGTGACCGCGGCGCCGGGGGAATCGTTCCTGGACCGGATGATCGCGCTGGTCGAAGGCGCGGCCCGGCAGCGGACGCCGAACGAAATCGCGCTCTCGCTCGTGCTCTCCGCGTTCACGCTGATCTTCTTGATTGTGGTCGTGGCACTGTGGCCGATGGCCGCACACGCCGAGGACTACATGAAGGGGTTCGTCGGGGCGACCGAACTGAAGAGCTTGGGTACCGACGTTCCGACGCTGGTCGCGCTGCTCGTGTGCCTGATCCCGACCACCATCGGCGCGCTACTCGCGGCGATCGGTATCGCGGGCATGGACCGCGCACTTCGGGCCAACCTGATCGCCAAGAGCGGTAAAGCGGTCGAAGTGGCCGGGGACATCGATACGCTGTTGCTCGACAAAACCGGGACCATCACCCTCGGTAACCGTCGCGCAACGCGGTTCGTCCCACTCGGGAGCCTCGCCGCGACCGAAGTGGGCCTACTTGCAGCGTTATCGAGCGCGGCCGATGAGACGCCCGAGGGCAAGAGCATTGTCGAACTGCAGCGGCGCACGTCCACCGCGCTCGCGGCCGTCCCGCCGTCGGGCGCGCGGTTCATCGCGTTCACCGCGCAGACTCGAATGAGCGGCGTGGATTTGCCGGACGGCCGGGCGATTCGCAAGGGGGCGTCGGACGCCGTTATCAAATACGTCAAGGCGCAGAACGGAATCATCCCGCCGCACACTGAAGAGCAGGTGAACTCGTTCGCGAGTCAGGGGATGACACCCCTTCTGATCGCCGAAGGGAACGCGATCGTCGGGCTGGTCGTGCTGGAAGACATCCTCAAGCCGGGGATCAAGGAGCGGTTCGAGCGCTTACGGAAGATGGGCATTCGCACCGTCATGGTGACCGGGGACAACCCGCTGACCGCGAAGAGCATCGCGGAGCAAGCCGGCGTCGATGACTACATCGCGGAGGCGACCCCGGAAGCGAAGCTCGCCTACATCCGCAAAGAGCAGGCGGGCGGGCGGCTCGTGGCGATGATGGGCGACGGGACCAACGACGCCCCGGCCCTCGCGCAAGCGGATCTCGGGGTGGCCATGAACAGTGGCACCCAGGCGGCCAAAGAAGCCGGCAACATGGTGGATCTCGATAGCGACCCGACGAAGTTGATCGAGGTCGTCGAGATCGGCAAACAGCTCCTGATGACGCGCGGCGCGCTCACCACGTTCAGCATCGCGAACGACCTGGCGAAGTACTTCGCCATCGTGCCGGCGCTGTTCGCGGGTACGCTCCCGTGGCTCAAGGCCATCGACGTGATGAACCTGACCTCGCCGACCTCGGCGATTCTCTCGGCGGTCATCTTCAACGCGATCATCATTCCGTTGCTCATCCCGATCGCGCTGCGCGGGGTGACGTACCGGCCGGTGGGGGCGGACGCGCTTCTGCGGCGCAACCTCTTTGTCTGGGGGGTGGGCGGCGTGATTATCCCGTTCGTCGGCATCAAGCTCATCGACACGCTGTTGGCCGTGCTCGGTATGGCCTAG